Below is a genomic region from Zea mays cultivar B73 chromosome 9, Zm-B73-REFERENCE-NAM-5.0, whole genome shotgun sequence.
TTGTCAATGCATTCGTCGCTAGTGGAGGTAGAGAACATCACTCATCTCAGTTCCTCGATGATGGTCGGCGACAGTGATGTTGCATTTGATGTGTTTTGAGAGACTTGAGACTTTTGTGTCGTGTAGTTGTGACTTATGGGATTGTATTTGACACTTTTAATACTTTTGAGATGTTATTGTGATGAAACGGATGATGTTACATGTGAGATGTTATGGTGATTGGATGTGAGATGTTATATGTGACGTGGTGTGGGTGTTactatatttgttatgttgtggaataCGGTGTATAATAAAAATAAAACAATATTTGTAATGCTAATCAATTTAACTTTCTAAAGGCTAGACAAGTAGATCGTAGAAAGTTAGTCAGATCCTCCCGTGACGACAGATCGCTGAGGAATCACCAACCCTAAAATCCCAATGTCGTCGTGCTTGATGCTTTTGGGTTGTGGTGGTGTGGCACTGTTTTGATGGCCCGTTTGCCCTTTGGGCTGTGGAAAGATGGGTCGGACCCATGGGCTACGATTTCGTGCATAGCATAGGTTTATGCATTGTTGCTTGGTGACAGGCTGACAGGCCACAAAAGCCCAAGAAAGCACCGTGAGTCccgaaaaagcgagaaaggtaCGGGCCTCCGCCTCTCCGTACTGTACCTCCAAAAGTCCTGCCTCGGAGAAGCTGCGCAACTGTTCACCACTGTCGCTGCCACTGCCTGCTGCCATCCTCCTATGATCCTATCCCACCCGCAAAATCTCAACGCTTCAGGGATCATGCAAGGCTATCCACCACACACACGCCGCAACAGTGCCCGCCTCGCACCTGTCGCCCGCCCAGCACAGGACGACACGAGTCCTCCCCCGCCCGCGCCAGTTCCGGCACCATACATGGCCAGGGCCTGCTGCtgtgcagtgcagtgcaggcAGACGCCgcgccacggccacggccacggccaccgCGCGTCGACATGTCACGAGCCATGTGGTGGCGCCGGCTGCAACGTGCCCTGCCAGGAGGCGCAGCCGATCAGCGACGACAGCAACACGGCATGGCGCCTTTGCTTCCCGGCCGGCGTTTGGGCACCCCGACACGCGTGCCGCACATGCTTCTGCCCGcccgctcgctcgctcgctcttGGCTTCAAGTCAAGTTCCTCCGAGCTCCAGGCGTGCATGCGAATGCGAGCGACGCAGGTCCTTATCGCCGCCGCCCGCCAGCTGCGTCCATCATCTCGCTGCGTTTTCTGTGGCGTTCGGGGCCTCTACATCGCCGGCGCGCACATTTTTCTCTGAGCTGGGTTTTCCTCTGATAATAATGTGGAAAAAAAAGGCAGCATGTGACGCTGCATTCAAGCTCCTGCTGGGGGATACGCCGGGCTGCTGGCTTGCGTAGCTGAACTGGGTTTCGGTCAGAGCACAGGGACGAAGAAATGCGCTGGTGTCGTCTCAGCACGGCATGTGCCGTGGCCTGTGGACGCTGCTAGCTGGGTGTACGTCGTCGCAGAGAATTTCTGCCCCCCTCCCAATTTGTTTTCGTGGGCCAGTGACCCTACACTGGATATTTCCTTCTTAATTATACATGCACTAACGCTGGGTGTACGCGTTCAGGCATATATGCAACATGACACTTCATCAGCTAGGTCACCGTTGCGAGTTGCGAGACTGTCGCCAGGGGCTTTCAAACGTTCCAGCACATGCATATATGGACTATTACGCGTGTACGATGATCATATATCTGCGCGTAATCTTTCCCCCACATCACGCAGAGATACGGCCGGTTATCCTTCTGGCACGACGAACGCGATTAGAATGTGGTGGTAAGCTGGTGATGCCGGCCAGGATTAGTGGCCGCTCTGATTGGAGCGCGAGGCATCaggagcgcgcgcgcgcgcccgcacccGTCCGTCGTCGTCCCCGTGAGATCAGCCACAGTGAGGCGCAGTTGCAGCAGGCAGCCGCACTGGCCTGGCCGAGAGATTTCTGATGCACATGCCGCTGCTTCCTTCCCCGTCGATCGTTTGACGCCTGCGTCCGGGCCACAAAAAAAACTCCCCACTTTGTGCTGGCATTATTGCACCCTCGGATGTAGATTTCAGAGGATGGGGGGCAAGGCAATTATTATTAGCTTTAGAAGCGCACATAATCTCCTCTCCTTTTTTTTCTCCCCTATTCGTTTCTTCCTTTTTGGCGTGGCCATTGGAGCAAAGGAGAAAAGACCTGATAGCGAAACTCGACGGGCGAGGGACAGACAGTATTTTAGAGCCACCCCCAAAACAAAAAATCAGTGCTGGTTTCGGCTGGAGAGTATATTCCTAGAGAGGAATTCGCACTTCATTGTGATCGTTTTCAGTCAGTAATTCGCGCTTCGGATTAGAGCTGGCTATTTAGACTGATACACCTGCAATATAAAGAGATAAAAACATTTGTGGATTAGACTGCTGCCACTGCAATATAAAGAGATAAAAACATTTGTGGATTAAAGCCAAGCGAATGTCCGCGTCCGGCGCTTATAGCTGGAACCCGGAAGGCGAGTGAAATTGTCAACTCATCGCACTCGCTGCGTGCTGTGCTGGTACAACATCCACGTTAAGATGGAGAGTGTTGAGACAACAATTGCGCAGCGAAGTCCATCGGCTCGTCAAGTCGTAGCTCTTCCCGGCTTCGATCTCGCAGGTCCTTTTGAGGATCCCACAGGAATCAAATCGTtttaaaaagagagagagagagagagagagatcagcGAGAACATGGAAATTTTGCACATTCCAAGAGGCCGGCCGGGTCTAAACAGATAGCGGCAGTCAGGTCGAGAAGGCTGGAGGACCCGCAAGCTCGGGAGTCAAAGTCCCAAGGTGCAAGTGTTTACAACTTGACAAGTTGGAGGACTTTCCAGTGTGCGATTTATCTCTTAACAGCTCCCACGCGACAGATACACCTTCCTCCAACGCGCGTTCTTTGAAACTAGGCCAGTACGAAAGGCACTAAAAATATATTAGTTAAAAGCACGACGCACGCGAGCTCTGAATCCGTCCACTCCCACAATGCAGGCGGCCGAACCGGTGGCGGCCGTTCGTGAGGAGCCGGACGCCTCCAGCCCGTCAGAGCTCCCAGAGCCGCCAGCGCCGGCGGACGCGGCGAGGCCGTCGGTTCCGTCGCGCGAACTGCATTGCCCGGGCGGCGCTCGCTGCTGTACACGCACAGCGCGCAGATGCCATTTCGGTGCCCGCACAGCCTCTGCTTTCCGCTGCTCGGCGCTGGCGTTCACCAGCATCTGATGCCTCCGCAAGCCCAGCCACTCCAGAAGATCCTATCCTGTGGCCCTGGCGCGCTAATTGACGGCATGGGGAGCGACCCCCATCGAAAACCGCAGCGCACGAAGAGAGTACAGAAATAAAATTACGGAGATAAACTGAACTCGGCACATCGCACCGCATTGGGACACACGGGTAAGAGAACTTTTGGCATTTTTTTCCTCGGTCTCAGTCACGAGATCACTAGCCTTGCGGCATTGGAGTATTGTTAAGATCTCAAAAGCCCTAAGAGGGAAACAGAAGGCAGGTAGTGCTCACTGCTGAGCAGTCACAACTAGCTAGTACTACTTCAATACAACCACCACTAGAGCTAGAGCAAGACTGCGGAGAGCTAGATCTAGACGAAGACCCAAAATCACGGCAGGAGCAACAACAAAGAAGGAAGAAAAAATTCCCACCAGACAGCAGGCACTAAAACGGTTGAGCTGCAGGAGAAAATCCCCTTTGTACCCCCACCCATCCTAGGATCCACCAGCCACCACAGTCAACCCTCCCGTATGTACAGGCACACACAGTCGTACGTCCCACGCAGGGGGGTAATTCAGTAAGAAGACGAGCGGCGCTTGGCGCTGCCGTTTTTTAGTTTTCACCGAGGGGGCAAGGACAAATCTCAATTACGCCCTCCGCGGCAAATGCGGCGAatgtttcttttttttttcctttCCGCCGCACTGGAGGGGGCGGGACGGGGGGAGGAGCGGTGGCGGCGGCGTCGGagcgagcgggcgggcaggggatGCCGTAGCCGAACCCGGAGCCTAGGAGTAGTAGCAGAGCGCCGCAGCGTCGTCGTCGGGGTGGTCCGCGGCGGCGCaggcggaggagagctggaggagGAGGTCGCGGAAGTCGGCGACGGGGCAGGGGATGCGGAGCGCGCCGGGGTGTCCGTACCCGTACTCCTGCGCGGCGCGCCGGAGCAGCGCGGCGAAGGCCGGGCGGCCGAGGAGCTCGGCGCGCACGGCGTAGCGCTCCACGGGGCCGCCCTCCTCGCCGACGCACACGGGCACGTGGCCCTCCGgcacgcgcgcgccgccgcccagCCGCCGCGCGCCGGCCGCGAGCGCGGCCGCCTTCCCGGGCGCCGCGGCGTCCGGCCGGAGAGGCTCgtacgcggcggcggcggcgcaggcgTCGGCCGCGGCCACGCGGGAGAGGCGCCGGAGCAGGCGCTTCATGCTGGAGACGGAGCGGTGGGCCGTGGGCGGAGAGAGAGCCCTGCTGCGGGACCTTGCGACGGCGGTGTCGGCCGGAGGTGAGGATGCGGTGCTTGGAGCAGCTGATGAGGGGGAGGCTGGAGGCAGCAACAGCCCACAGACCACAGTGCGTTTGTAGTTGTACCGGCTGGCCATGTGGCTCCTCGTTGTCTCCTTTATATAACGGACGGGGGAGGAGCAGGCGGAAGTTTGCTTTGCCAAGGTCTTTTTCTTTCTATGATTATTTTTTTAATCTCCATTTGCCAGTTGCAAATCCTTTCCTCAGGGTGCGCTGGCTTTGTGGGCACTTCATACTACCCTACCAACTAAAAAATACTTCTAGGCTCCCGGAACACTTCATCGTACAGTATTGCTTTAAAACACGCGAATTATTACTCGTACATAAGAGTGCACTTGTCGTGAAACGTAACTAATATTGGGGAAAACATTAGTAAGAAGATAAAAAATGGCGCGATTCGTTAAAAAAAGGGGTAGACCCAATTCCTCTATAACGAAGAGATCGTAACAGAATTCAAAATCCAGTTCCCGAGATGTACGAGTGCGGGACTGCGGGTACTGTAGGAGAGTACCCGGCAGGTACACCACGGGATGGACGGGAGCATCGCAGCAAAGCCGATCGATCGGTTGGGTGGCCCGTCGGCTGGGGCCGACCGCGACCGGTGCCCGGCCCGGCCGCTTCCTTCCGTAGTCCGCTCGTACGGTTCCGTGCCGTCCGCGCGCCCCAGCGAGCGCCAGACTAGAGGACGAGGGCTTGGGTTGCCAGATTGGAATGCGGGGAGTCGCCGTCGCGGGGCCCGCACACTGATCTGGCACATGGAGGAGAGAGGATAGCAACGTCAGTTATTTTTGTGTGAGTGTGAGGAgtatttctctctctctctcacgagtagagatggcaatgggtacccgaaacccgaaacccgatgggtttttaccccattagggtatgggtttgggtcaaATTTCATACCCacgggtttgttaatgggcataaatctatacccgacgggtttatgggtacgggtttgttcctatagtacccaaacccgtgaacccgtgggttttttaaacccgaccaaacctagtgcatattgtcattttattttataaatgaacaacacacttgttattccttatttacttccTAACTTTATCAACTGGTGAATGTATTAgtagtcggtgagagtgttgcttgcttgctattatagtttttactagtgttatatatgtgatggatggataacttagtgcaaggtcacttaattatacaacttattatttgtatttcattctctctactaataatttttataccaaatcatgaactcgttgttcattacataaaatttggatcatgatctcattaatcattacgatacttattgattatgagaagaacaagtatattgagatgaaacccgcgggtaacccatgggtacccgctaacccgatgggtacgggtttgggcaaaatctcaaacccgtcatgggtacgggttttttaatgggcatagatatttttcacgggtatgggtttgggatggcaaaacccagcgggtttgtacccattgccatctctactcacGAGCCAGGAGTCCGGAGAAAATAGCGCGCGTCCGTCCCTACACTGCGTTAGCCGGTTGGTTTTATAAGTTAGCGTTTGACACGACCAGGTTTTCAAAAATGTGATGATGATACGTAAACAGAGTACATGTCCTAGCGTTGTACCGGAGCCAACTCTTTACGCTTTACACAAAAATAACAGATAACCGGAAGCCGTGCATATATGTTTGTCAATTTGAAACTTCGCGGAAGAGCACAATTGCACAAATGTCTATCCTGGATATAAATACCCCTTTGTTACAACAGAAAAATAAATCAAGTCAACAAGTATGAACACGTGTTATACTGGTTTCGAACGTATATATTTTAACCGTAATGTCTTCATCATCAATTTTACCTAGGCCTTTATAAGAAAGAATGAAGTATTAAACTACATCAACAAGAGAGTGCATATATAGAAGGCAAGCTTCATCATACactacactacaccaaaatagtaaacttcctagagcctaaaccctaggaagttaggcctaaactctaggaagttagcgaaactctcggaagttaagtcatcccgtcggaagtttggctctcgaaaattttttgtcggaagttagcttaacttcctagagggctctaggaagttagttaacttcctacggcctgctaagtctctcggaagttagtagattctcggaagttagtagtttCACGGCGTCAGCGCCGtcagctggctaacttcctacgagtaacttcctacggcttactgtagcctctaggaagttagctggctaacttcctacggctgactgtagcccctaggaagttagctgtctaacttcctacggctgactgtagcctctaggaagttagatgtctaacttcctacggctttctgtagcctctaggaagttaatttggccagcattacaaatgttgtttatattttacaccacattgcacaaaataacaaatatatcaacagctaCATAACACAACAGATtatcacataaaacatctcacacacaatcacataacaatatttaaatccatagtctcatcaattattacatcacaaaagtctcatccatagtctcatcatcacaaaagtctcacaaatatcatcatccagtactaataaaagacaatatctcatacatagtcataataaaagtctcaagtatcagaacacaataacatggaagctcacggTCGCCGATCACCATCGATACCTCCACTATTCAAGAGGGTATCGACAAAGTCTAACCCGTCCTCTTGTTCATGCGtcggcaaggtagctggaggggtctaATATAAATGTACAAATGACATTTGCTCAGTTACATCAAAATATACTAACAACAACTAAATGATGATAAATATGcatacctgaaagggaaatgtacctttgggccatttctaagtattttggtgattgagtgcaaacacaagtgcttaaatgtgaaaatatgcccatggatgaacaaagtgcaaatcacaagttaaggtatgtttctaagccttagtacattgtttttgtgtactaatatcttgtctaagtgttagaaacagaaagaagaagagaagagaagacttggctgtgtacagccaaggggctgtttcggtctggggcaccggactgtccggtggtgcaccggacagtgtccggtgcgccaggctgcctcggccgaagaggctgctctcgggtttttctccaagcgacttcggctaaaattca
It encodes:
- the LOC100281845 gene encoding SAUR25 - auxin-responsive SAUR family member; protein product: MKRLLRRLSRVAAADACAAAAAYEPLRPDAAAPGKAAALAAGARRLGGGARVPEGHVPVCVGEEGGPVERYAVRAELLGRPAFAALLRRAAQEYGYGHPGALRIPCPVADFRDLLLQLSSACAAADHPDDDAAALCYYS